From the Helianthus annuus cultivar XRQ/B chromosome 17, HanXRQr2.0-SUNRISE, whole genome shotgun sequence genome, the window AAAGAAAGTGTAGATCTTGTTGTTTTTACAACAGTCAAATTTCTAATCTTCTTCCCTGATTAGAGCAGACGGGGTTGTTGTTGCTGTGTAAACGGGAAATTAAAAATGGGATAGGAACAAATACATGCTTCTTATGTGACAAGTGTTTATTCTAGTAGAGATGAGAGGAAAAAGAGGCATCAAGTGGCACTGTGGCCGCAGTTATGCAACAGCCTTATGTCACCAATTTTGAACTTATCCAAAAAGAAGactaatattaatttttttgGTGTGTACTGTACAAAACAAATCAACCATGTTCATAATAATTTATAGATGATATGCAAAACTGAACATGAATTCAGAGTAGCTAAGATGCCATTTGTTGCTAATTTGGCAGGCCATGTGGCCAAAGAAGCAATCAGAGATGTCAATGGCAGTTTGGGGCAAGTTGGGAACATGTAAGCAAACACATTTGTTTTGTCCACATTTTGACGTCTTTTACAGTTAACTATGACTTATGGGCATAAACAAATAAAGTTATAAATATAATCCAAATCCAAATCTATTACTAAAAACTAGTTTATATGAATTAAATATAATCCCTTCATAAGTAAACAAGCCAAGACTGCCACGTCTAGCTAATATGATTAACGATCCTTGATAATGCTTGTACTAATGAATTGTGATATCAAGTTATGGACAGTATTAACGATCCTTGATAATGCTTGTACTAATGAATTGTGATACAAGATAAAATGAAAATATGGAGGTTACTTTCGGTTAGTTAATGCTACTTGATTTCCAACTTGGTATCGAACTTTTGGTATCGTATTTATTATAACGGAATTTATGTTGGGTagatatgtaattgattttacatATTAGAATTAGAATGGGGAATtatgtaaatattcatttaatagttcattaagggtaaaatagtcataaaTAAGAGTCATTTTaatgaaaaggggaaatatgtaatatatatgagttagggaggggaaatatgtaattgattttttggtttggggaaatatgtaataagggagcttaggagggggaaatatgtaaaaatcccaagccatttttttttgaaaagtcaaactaAATCATATAACTAACTGTAGAAGCAAACTAAAAGgactttttttatatatatttcaaaGTCAGTTCACCAATATTACCTAATGTTTTAAAATTCGGTTTTTATACCGTATTGGGATGGACTTAGAAATGGTTGGACGGTTCAATCCGTTCACTTTGAACCCATTTTTAATATATGTAAATATTACCCTCCTCCaacattttaatttttttgtttaaattacttttatgACTTTACACCGCGACATGCGGGACATTATACCCTTCTTTATCTATGTCTAACCACGTTAATGTCATGAACGTAATGCGTGtaacaaagtaaaaaaaacaagTCGTGTCACAGGTTAGCATCACACGCTAATTTTATTATCGTAACGCGTGTAACGAAGTTACAGACATGACgttgccgccgcaacgcgcggcaaTGGGTAAAAACTAATTATTAGGCCACACGGGGTGGTCCGTTATACCACCCCGATCACGCGTTAAAAACGAACAGAACACCGCCGCCGGCACCAAATCAACGCGTTATTTTTTGAACGCGTTATTTTCATCACGCGTTAGAAAATTTTGAATGCTGAGAGTTGATTGGATAAGGCTCTGATCTGCATGTATTTGGATAAGGCTTGCATGTATTTGGATCATGTATTTGGATAACACGTGTACATTCACTTGAATATGTATTTGATAAAATTACCATGGTGaccacccctcctacatttctatcactagtgatagaaatttggttgatgacatggcatgattttATTGGACAATGGGagtgatagaatctatcactagtgaaccgcCCCTCCTCCCCTTATTATGTAAGAGTAGAGGATCCTCCCTCCCATTTCATTTTACAACATTTTTCGAAACAGTTTCAAAAGAAATCCCGTTCTCTTGTAATCGCTCTTGAAGATCGGTCGGGCCAAAAACGATCCCGGGAGTATAGATACCTCCTTTCGGAAGATCCTTGCGCTGTTTTAAAACGATAAGAGCGCACTGAATCAGTATTATTGAAGTGGACACATAGCCGAATTCGGGTCCTTTCAACCTAGTTATTATTTCCACATCAGGTTTCACATCTTCACGATCGATACGACGACTAAAACCACGCCCGACAAACCACATTTTAAAGGAAGAAGCCGCGATTTCCTCCTCAGTTGGACCGCCTTTCCTAAACCAGCCGAGACTAAAAACCTCGGGAAATTTCAATAAAAGCCACCTTCCTAGTGAAAATTTACTCAAAGTCCCAATGAAGAAGCCGACTGTTATGAATCCAAAGATGTCGGAGAGGTGTTTTGATGCTATTTTCATCCCAAAATGAGCAGGTTTGATGGTTGACCAGAAGTCAAGCCTGTTTTGTAGTTGTTGTGGTGTCTCGTTGATCCCTTGAAGACCAGTAGGGTTGTGAGCTAGCGTTGCAAGTGTTCTTCTAACTACGGAAGTGTCAACTGATGGGAGTTTGACTGCCCAAACTCCGATCTTCTTTTGGTGTTCTATTATCGGTGCTTTGGTCGGAGCAGGACCCACAATCTGAAATACAGTTCATGATATGATCATCATTCATAATCTAAAATATACTTAGATTAGATTAgagtttgcaattcagaaaggagTGTTGAATGTCTACctttgttttgatgtaacttgacAAGTATAAATGAAAATTATGTgatttaaatgttttttttttttaagaaaatataAGAACTAAAAGTTTGGCACGTGAAAAGGAACTAAATTACTTCAAATTCTTTTAACTAaaactaaaggaattcaaaatcaATCCAAAATGTGAATAAATTCAAGTAAAGTCATTAGAATCTTCGAATGGTCACCAACGTGTCAACCGTGAGTGCCCTGGTATCCCCCACCTCGCCAACCCTAGCATACACCACCACCACGCCCAACCCGGCCGCCCGCATCATGCCATCCACTAATCTGCCCCCGCCCACCCCGCAGGCCGGGTTAGTTCAACGGTGCGGGTCATATAGGGTTCGAGAGTGGTTGGGTTTGGCAGTCTGGGCCCAGTTAGCATGCAAGGGTCGGTTAATGCCAACAATGTGGGTCAGGTCGTTCAGCGGGTCAAGGTTAATTCGGGTCGTGGTGGTAAAAAGGGTCTCGTGCTTCAACGAGAGAGGTTGGTTCGAGCCAAGGGTGCGGGTCGGGTTGGGTCAGTGATGCGGGTTCCGGGCGGTTTGGTGGGTCGAGATTGGTTTGGGTTGGGGACAGCGGTGCGGGTCATGTTGGTTCATTGACCCGAGGTTGGTTCGGGTTGGGTCGGCAATACAGGTCGATGCCGTTTCACGCCGGGACGGGTCAGTAAGTCTGGTCGCAGTCGAAGGTCCTCGTCGGTTCGGGTTAGGTCAGCGGTGTGGGTCGGGTCCGAATCAGGTGATCTACAGGCCTAGGTCGGTTTGTAGGGCCGGCAGTCCAGATCGGATCAGGTCAGGTCGTGATCAAGGCGAGCGGTTGGGTCAAGGCGATGGCGTGTGGTCCAGTCTGAGGTGGGGGTAGTGGTGCACAACGAGATCGACGGTAGGGAGAGAGCCTACAATGATATAATCCAATTCATTTTCTAATCATACACATTAAGAATGGAATTGAGATTCAAATTCTATCAAATTCCGATTCCATTCCAACCGAGggggtgtttggcttagctttttgaaacaacttattgacttattggcttttttgaaaaaaccaataagtcaaaATAATGTTTGAATGAGTGAAAAGGACTTTTTGAAACAACCTTTTGTATAAGGTGAAAAAATCATTTTGAAAAGCTAGAAACCTTGGTTTTTTGAAACTCCTTTTAACTTTTCTTAAAATATTACATTGTGCTACCTCATAAGCTCATCTAAACACCTTTTttaaacaacttattgacttattgacttttcTGAAATTAAGCTCATACAAACACTTTGTTAAAAACTCATTTTGGATAagtaataagtcaataagtcgtTTTGCAAAAAAAAGCATTTTccaaaaaaatcatttttgagttaaataagcaatcccaaacacccctaaAAGCGTGTTTAAATTCCAAATTAAATTTCTTCAAGTTTCAATTGCTACATAAATTTTACATGAAAAAACAAtatgcaaaccaaaccaaactaATTAGAGTAGATTCGAATCCAGATTAATTATATACACAGATCTCGAAGTAGGGCTATAAACGAGCCAAgccaaaccgaaccgaaccaaggTGGGCTCGGGCTTGGCTCGTTTAAAAATCGAATCTAGCCGAGCAATCGAATCGAGCCGAGCGGGCTCATTTTTCTTAACGAACTGGAAAAttaggctcgggctcggctcatcAAAAGCTCGAGCCAGCTCATCGATCCGGCTCGTTTGTTTAAAAAAGATTATATTTTTGTATTACATAAAaccaaaatataaataaaacaatatttaagcTAATAGAATAGTAATTTTGAGCAAATTATAAATAAAACGAATAAGAAAACATTCTATGTTgccttaatatatattttttttaaaatcaaaacTACTAATTAAGACTATTGCTTAACAATCTATTTCTTTCGATAAAAAAAGTAACCATGTTACTAGTTAAACAACATTTCTTAAATATATTAGAATATacacgcacacacacatatataatttGGGGTTTAATTTAAACGAGCCAAACGAGCGAGCCAATGAGCCAACTAATGAGCGAGCCACAAATCAAACCTATCTTGGCTTGGTctcggctcatttacaaaccCAACCAAGCCAACTCGTTTAAAACCGAGCTGAGTTCGAATCGAGCTTACTTCGAACTTTTTTCGAGCAAACTTCGATCGAGCCTCGAGTCACGTGCTTTATGAACGGCCTTAGATCGAAGGTATTTTGTGGCATACCACCTTCTCCATATTTATGTATTAATTAAACTAGGATGGCGCCCGCGTGATGCGGCAGAAAACGCAGACACTGCAATGACGTGCATGGTTTCGGTTCCTCAACTGAAGTAATTAGATAATCTTTTGTTAACCAATTATTTTGTTAGATTGACGATTTTTATTCGGTTggtttaatttcggttaatagtTAAAACCAAACTTGACCTAAAACTTTTATTTAGAAATAAATGAAATTGagatataaatacatgaaattgaggtataaatacatgaaatagatgtataaataaatgaaatggaaGTATATATGAAATAGtggtataaaatatgaaatatataaaccggaggtataaaagctagaaatatataaatatatgaattgTTCGGTTCAGTTCAATTAACTTTGGTTAAACGAGGTTACAAAAAGAAAACCGACAACTGTTTTTTGGTTAATTTGGTTTTCGGTTAGACGGTTttcagttaattcagtttttgGTCGATTTGGTTCGGTTTCCTCTGTTTTCGAGTCGGTTTTGGTTAACGATCTAGTTATTGCTCACCTCTAGACACTGTTGACTATGTAATatattatcattttttaattaAAGCATTTATAGCAATattatactcaaattaaagagaaaagTTTTGGTCGTTTAAAAAACGTGAGGGTGGTTAGTTTTTATAACTGGGATAAATTGTAACCTATTAATTAATAATCTATAAATTGATTAAGGATGAGAGAACTAAAATGTAATTACGATGAGAGAATTAAAGTGTAACTAGTGTTTGAAAGACTAATTTACTATTCCTTCAttcattataatatagtatagatgatTGTCtatcaaaaataatattatataattaacTAATGCTAACCAGTTATGATGTTATGCATGGATTCTCTACTTACAAGAGGTCGAATCGTTTTTCCTCTAGACCGTCGTAACTCCCTTAACTTGTCTGCCTCAGCAACCCCCAACACGGCCGACTCATACGTTGCAGAATTCGCCACAACCCTCACATCCGATTCAAGACTCATATACGCTTCAACCTGACTCACCACAGCGGGCGAAACCCATTGCTTCGAATTAAATAAAAACCCTAACTCCGCGGGAATTGAATCAATTCCACATGCCGATATTACCAAACTACCTATGCAAATTAACCAAATGGCCAGGTTACTAAAAGATTAATAAAAAGCTTATGAAAATTGATAAACAATGTTAATAATTAACAATCAACTACTAAAACATTTACAACTAATAAGACCTTAGTAATGATTAATGCCTCCTAAGGGGTATTTTCCGTTACATTAAAATTATAACACCCTTTAAAAGATGTGTAATGATTAACGCCCTTCAATGCTTTTTCAATCATTATTTTCCAACATTTTTTCTCTTCGTTTGGCATTATACTAGAAATGTCATTCTAGCACAAAAATAAAGATGAAGTGAACCAATGTTGTAATCTGGAACAAATAGAATGGACCcaaacaaattaaatttattaaaccTTAACTTGCATACCTACAACCTACTACCTGATGATTCTTTATATGAAtaaatagggctgtaaacgaaccgaacgaacacaaacaaggccatgttcgtgttcgttcgttaaggaaattaacatgttcgcgactgttcacgaacgcataccgaacataagtttatgttcatgttcgttcgttaaggaaattcagttgttcacgaacagttcgtgaacactggtctcg encodes:
- the LOC110925705 gene encoding probable mitochondrial saccharopine dehydrogenase-like oxidoreductase At5g39410; its protein translation is MKHDLTKPTYDVVIFGASGFTGKYVVKEALKFLNSSPNSPLKTLALAGRNHSKLSEALAWATPSQHTTTIPFLLADTNDPPSLRRMVSQAKLILNCAGPFRHHGGPVVDACVEAGCDYLDICGESEFMERMEALYHQRAVENGSLVISACGIDSIPAELGFLFNSKQWVSPAVVSQVEAYMSLESDVRVVANSATYESAVLGVAEADKLRELRRSRGKTIRPLIVGPAPTKAPIIEHQKKIGVWAVKLPSVDTSVVRRTLATLAHNPTGLQGINETPQQLQNRLDFWSTIKPAHFGMKIASKHLSDIFGFITVGFFIGTLSKFSLGRWLLLKFPEVFSLGWFRKGGPTEEEIAASSFKMWFVGRGFSRRIDREDVKPDVEIITRLKGPEFGYVSTSIILIQCALIVLKQRKDLPKGGIYTPGIVFGPTDLQERLQENGISFETVSKNVVK